From a single Solanum dulcamara chromosome 4, daSolDulc1.2, whole genome shotgun sequence genomic region:
- the LOC129885571 gene encoding wax ester synthase/diacylglycerol acyltransferase 11-like, whose product MTMTEREEPLTPAGRLFIQPEMDQVINCAISIDDPIDVDAVKLEISNSILVKHPRFSSIMVKDSCSRERWRKTEVNVDDHFIIRREPLTDDPSVSDEDAVNDYVADLCVSTPLSLTKPLWEFHLLLAHNCAVLRLHHALGDGISLMSMFMSCCRRADDPNQRPTTHGVGTSSSSNDRKVWSLLKKLLKVIWYTLVYVIEFGLRSLWLKDKRTAISGGAGVELWPRKLATAKFKIDDMKTVKNAIANATINDVLFGIISRGLSRYLDLRSPKAMKEGFQMTGVAMINLRKQSGLQDISELMKSKSGARWGNKFGMLLLPVYYHKGGSDPLQFVKRAKTMIDKKKLSLEGPCSYKIGDFIMSFFGPKLASLLNYRIISNTTFTISNVIGPQEDITFGGNHISSVRVTSTALPHAITMHMVSYAGRADMQILVAKDIIPDPKVLAKCFQDALLEMKEAAQAVAKD is encoded by the exons ATGACGATGACAGAGAGAGAGGAGCCTTTGACGCCGGCCGGCCGATTATTCATCCAGCCGGAGATGGACCAAGTCATCAATTGCGCCATTTCCATCGACGATCCAATCGACGTTGACGCCGTCAAATTGGAAATAAGCAATTCCATATTAGTTAAACATCCTAGATTCTCCAGCATCATGGTCAAAGACTCATGTAGCCGCGAAAGATGGCGTAAAACTGAAGTTAACGTGGATGATCACTTCATTATCCGCCGTGAACCACTCACTGATGATCCTTCAGTTTCCGATGAAGATGCCGTTAACGATTACGTAGCGGATCTCTGTGTTTCGACTCCGCTTAGTTTAACGAAGCCCCTTTGGGAATTTCATCTTCTCTTAGCTCATAATTGTGCCGTTTTGAGACTTCATCATGCTCTTGGTGATGGAATTTCACTTATGTCCATGTTCATGTCTTGTTGCCGGAGAGCCGATGATCCTAATCAGCGCCCGACAACTCATG GGGTTGGGACTTCGAGTTCATCAAATGATCGCAAGGTATGGAGCTTGTTGAAGAAGTTGTTGAAGGTGATATGGTACACGTTGGTGTATGTTATAGAGTTTGGTTTGAGGAGTTTGTGGTTGAAGGATAAGAGGACAGCCATAAGCGGCGGAGCTGGAGTTGAGCTATGGCCGCGGAAACTGGCGACGGCCAAGTTCAAGATTGACGACATGAAGACGGTTAAAAATGCCATCGCTAATGCT ACTATCAACGATGTCCTCTTTGGAATCATTTCACGTGGGCTCTCTAGGTACCTGGATCTGCGTTCACCCAAAG CTATGAAAGAAGGGTTTCAGATGACTGGAGTTGCCATGATCAATTTAAGAAAACAATCTGGATTACAG gacatttcagagctgatgaaGAGCAAATCGGGAGCACGGTGGGGTAACAAATTTGGGATGCTACTGTTACCAGTTTATTATCACAAAGGAGGAAGTGATCCATTGCAGTTTGTAAAGAGAGCTAAAACAATGATAGACAAGAAAAAGTTATCACTAGAGGGTCCTTGCTCCTACAAAATTGGAGACTTTATCATGTCCTTTTTTGGTCCTAAG CTAGCTAGCTTGCTCAACTACAGAATTATTAGCAATACAACTTTCACAATCTCAAATGTGATCGGCCCTCAAGAGGATATCACCTTCGGAGGGAACCACATATCATCTGTTAGAGTCACTTCTACTGCCCTGCCCCAT GCAATCACAATGCACATGGTGAGCTATGCAGGAAGAGCTGACATGCAAATATTGGTGGCCAAAGACATCATCCCTGATCCCAAAGTTCTAGCCAAGTGTTTTCAGGATGCCTTACTGGAAATGAAGGAAGCTGCTCAAGCTGTTGCCAAAGATTAA
- the LOC129885570 gene encoding filament-like plant protein 4, protein MDQKSWLWPKKRSSEKTIVSSTKSDHPAQGNRMEGGTVPNETEYLEQSLKILEEKLATTLNECNSKDEQLIKSAEMEQEAIAGQKKAEAEVLCLKKELDEAVHQRDAANERIMHLNTALKDHMQQLASLREEEEQKVRDAEMRTSKEFEKAHKMFEEKLAETNKRNANLTFENCHLNKVLLVKGQIIEELTKSGAQAEAEFNALMLRLDSVEKENSFLRYEFQMLEREFHIRNEEVEFSHRSLDASHKQHLENVKKIRKLEADCQRLRLLTRKRLPGQVALSKVKNEIEMQEKNQTVIRRRRSDPPTGSLIPKDKAPEGHPDILRKEINCLVERMCNLEGENRVLKELLARKEVEIFQGGHHLGLVSSVKASKELALASPLSYETSSISSYDTSKRDESVCSKMNGVSEMCLMDDFVEMEKLAIVAVDSTIESSYPPSDASLTLSDSSRIETHGNQTGSTGKELVPVGPGDSNEAMAKKSSNWLHDILKIIMEQSRVSKKGADELIEDIRVASYNVIPPSGVGHSELLPISGYITWKSPVTSPKIQSLTFESEKMHPILQAENEGLKNEMNSMKSSNKDVQVKLQVARNKCENLASELQQSQQIIEGLQAELEIAKESKRMMEDLIENQKSINDDLDTQLSVTRVKLNETLSKLSSLQVELEDRSHCCEELEGTCLELQLQLESITAKTTSVDGVDQEKGLQQTGWEITAASAKLAECQDTIMNLGKQIKALALPPKENTVGDTNASGKKMRKHMSLLDRMLNEDDVEKENLDSPNLEEPLRTIDTVLTTQSPQPEAKSPNIGTMVILPSKKQGVNFLRKLLLRKKYGRSKKRAFPLAIEAF, encoded by the exons ATGGACCAGAAGTCGTGGTTATGGCCGAAGAAACGATCTTCAGAGAAGACAATTGTTTCAAGCACCAAATCTGATCATCCCGCGCAAGGAAATAGAATGGAG GGAGGGACAGTTCCAAATGAAACCGAATATCTGGAGCAATCGTTGAAAATATTAGAGGAGAAGTTAGCAACCACCCTCAATGAGTGTAATTCTAAAGATGAACAATTGATAAAGTCTGCAGAAATGGAACAAGAAGCTATTGCAG GCCAGAAGAAAGCTGAAGCTGAAGTGCTTTGCCTTAAAAAGGAACTCGATGAAGCGGTACACCAGAGAGATGCTGCTAATGAAAGGATAATGCACTTGAACACTGCCCTGAAGGATCACATGCAGCAATTAGCTTCTCTCAGGGAAGAAGAGGAGCAAAAAGTGCGTGACGCGGAAATGAGGACATCAAAAGAATTTGAGAAGGCACACAAAATGTTCGAGGAAAAATTAGCAGAAACAAATAAAAGGAATGCAAATTTGACTTTTGAGAATTGTCATCTGAATAAGGTACTTCTCGTGAAAGGGCAGATAATTGAAGAACTAACCAAGAGCGGTGCACAGGCGGAAGCAGAGTTTAATGCACTAATGTTAAGGTTAGATTCTGTAGAGAAGGAAAattctttcttgaggtatgAATTTCAGATGCTTGAGAGGGAGTTCCATATTCGGAATGAAGAGGTGGAGTTCAGCCACCGCTCTTTGGATGCCTCACATAAGCAGCATCTTGAGAATGtgaagaaaattagaaaattggAAGCAGATTGTCAAAGATTGCGTCTTCTAACTCGCAAGCGGCTGCCAGGTCAAGTTGCATTGTCAAAGGTTAAGAATGAAATTGAAATGCAAGAAAAAAATCAGACTGTCATAAGGAGGAGGAGGTCGGATCCCCCAACTGGAAGTTTAATTCCTAAAGACAAAGCCCCGGAAGGCCATCCTGACATTCTCCGTAAGGAGATCAATTGTTTGGTCGAACGTATGTGCAATCTGGAGGGAGAGAACAGAGTTTTGAAAGAGTTGTTAGCAAGGAAAGAAGTTGAGATTTTCCAGGGAGGGCATCATCTTGGATTAGTTTCTTCTGTTAAGGCTTCCAAAGAGCTGGCCCTGGCTAGTCCACTATCATATGAAACTTCCTCAATATCAAGTTATGACACGAGCAAGAGAGACGAAAGTGTTTGTTCAAAAATGAATGGGGTTTCTGAGATGTGTCTGATGGATGATTTTGTTGAAATGGAGAAACTTGCAATAGTTGCTGTTGATTCTACAATAGAGAGTTCTTATCCTCCCTCAGATGCAAGTCTCACTTTATCAGACTCCTCGAGAATAGAGACACATGGAAACCAGACGGGCTCGACTGGTAAGGAACTAGTTCCAGTAGGACCAGGTGATTCAAATGAGGCAATGGCGAAGAAATCCTCCAATTGGCTTCATGATATCTTGAAAATAATCATGGAGCAAAGCCGTGTCTCAAAAAAAGGTGCCGATGAGCTAATAGAGGACATTAGAGTAGCTTCATACAATGTAATCCCTCCATCCGGTGTAGGTCATTCTGAACTGCTTCCCATCAGTGGTTACATTACTTGGAAATCACCAGTGACATCTCCAAAGATACAAAGTCTTACATTTGAATCAGAGAAGATGCATCCTATCCTCCAAGCAGAAAATGAAGGATTGAAAAATGAGATGAACAGTATGAAATCCTCAAACAAAGATGTACAAGTCAAGCTGCAGGTAGCGAGGAACAAGTGCGAAAACTTGGCAAGTGAACTTCAGCAATCACAACAAATTATTGAAGGCCTACAAGCTGAACTGGAGATAGCTAAAGAATCCAAAAGAATGATGGAGGATCTTATCGAAAATCAGAAATCTATCAATGATGATCTTGACACCCAGCTTAGTGTGACTAGAGTTAAACTAAATGAAACACTTTCAAAGCTATCTTCTCTTCAAGTAGAATTGGAAGATAGAAGTCACTGTTGTGAAGAGCTGGAAGGAACTTGTCTTGAGCTTCAACTACAACTTGAAAG TATTACTGCCAAAACAACTTCTGTGGATGGCGTGGATCAAGAAAAAGGGCTCCAACAAACT GGATGGGAGATAACTGCTGCCTCTGCAAAGTTGGCTGAGTGTCAAGACACTATAATGAATCTAGGAAAGCAAATTAAGGCCCTAGCTTTGCCTCCAAAGGAAAATACAGTTGGTGACACTAATGCCAGCGGTAAGAAAATGAGGAAGCACATGTCTTTACTTGATCGGATGCTTAATGAGGATGACGTGGAAAAGGAGAACCTCGACTCTCCCAACTTAGAAGAACCTCTAAGAACCATTGATACAGTTCTCACGACACAAAGCCCACAGCCTGAAGCTAAATCTCCCAATATTGGAACTATGGTAATTTTGCCGAGCAAGAAGCAAGGGGTGAATTTTCTCAGGAAACTCTTGCTTAGGAAGAAGTATGGAAGAAGCAAGAAAAGAGCCTTTCCTTTAGCCATTGAAGCTTTCTAG
- the LOC129885569 gene encoding caffeoyl-CoA O-methyltransferase 6 yields MAENGVAQENQVSKHQEVGHKSLLQSDALYQYILETSVYPREPEPMKELRELTAKHPWNLMTTSADEGQFLNMLLKLINAKNTMEIGVYTGYSLLATALAIPDDGKILAMDINKENYEEIGLPIIQKAGVAHKIDFREGPALPVLDLLVEDKNNHGTYDFIFVDADKDNYINYHKRIIELVKVGGLIGYDNTLWNGSVVAPPDAPMRKYVRYYRDFVLELNKALAADQRIEICMLPVGDGITLCRRIT; encoded by the exons atgGCTGAAAATGGTGTAGCACAGGAAAATCAAGTCTCTAAACACCAAGAGGTTGGCCATAAGAGTCTTTTGCAAAGTGATGCTCTTTATCAG TACATACTTGAGACGAGCGTATACCCAAGAGAGCCAGAACCCATGAAAGAGCTTAGAGAATTGACTGCTAAGCATCCATG GAATCTTATGACAACTTCTGCTGATGAGGGACAATTCTTGAACATGTTGTTGAAATTGATCAATGCTAAAAACACCATGGAGATTGGTGTTTACACTGGCTATTCTCTTCTTGCAACTGCTCTTGCTATTCCAGATGATGGAAAG ATATTAGCAATGGATATTAACAAGGAAAATTACGAAGAAATTGGTTTGCCTATAATCCAAAAGGCTGGCGTGGCTCACAAGATTGATTTTAGAGAGGGGCCTGCTTTGCCTGTTCTTGATCTATTAGTTGAAGAC AAAAATAATCATGGGACGTATGATTTCATTTTTGTGGATGCTGACAAAGACAACTACATCAACTACCACAAGAGAATAATAGAATTAGTGAAAGTTGGTGGTTTGATCGGGTACGACAACACCCTATGGAATGGTTCAGTGGTCGCTCCACCTGATGCTCCAATGAGGAAATATGTTAGGTATTATAGGGACTTTGTATTGGAACTTAACAAAGCTTTAGCAGCTGATCAAAGGATTGAGATTTGTATGCTTCCTGTTGGTGATGGAATTACCCTGTGCCGCCGTATcacttga